In Pedobacter sp. W3I1, one DNA window encodes the following:
- a CDS encoding Zn-dependent hydrolase, whose amino-acid sequence MKNLYKSSLFLSAVAISVGALSSCTGNNKSKDEKAVVIQKDSLTNYVAQRLPIYERVKLTTNINDLSVNDRKILPLLIQAAEIMDQLYWKQAYPQRDSLLATIKDEKTRDFVNINYGPWDRLNNDKPFVEGVGTKPEGAFFYPYGITKEAIEKSDLADKFGAYSVVQKDSAGKLLTVPYHVLYASELQKASSLLKQAALIAEDAGLKKYLNLRADALVTDNFTASDYAWLDMKTNGLDIIIGPIENYEDKLFNARTSYEAYVLIKDKEWSKRLAKYVKMLPELQKNLPVAAKYKTETPGTDSELNAYDVVYYAGDCNAGSKTIAVNLPNDEKIQQEKGTRRSQLKNAMQAKFDKILVPISKELIEADQQQYIKFDAFFANVMFHEVAHGLGIKKTITGKGFVRAALKEQYSWLEEGKADILGLYMVTGLLKKGELKGDIKNYYTTFMAGILRSVRFGVSEAHGKANMQCFNYFQEKGAFERTAKGTYKVNFEKFATAMNDLSAFILTLQGNGDKVAVEKAQKEKAVIHPELQTDLDRLTKKNIPVDVVFEQGVDVLGVK is encoded by the coding sequence ATGAAGAATTTATACAAATCAAGCCTGTTTTTATCGGCAGTAGCCATTTCAGTAGGCGCCTTATCGTCTTGTACTGGCAATAATAAATCTAAAGATGAAAAGGCTGTTGTTATACAAAAAGATAGCCTTACCAATTATGTTGCTCAACGGTTACCCATTTACGAAAGGGTAAAATTAACCACCAATATTAACGATTTAAGTGTAAATGACCGTAAAATCTTGCCTTTATTAATTCAGGCAGCAGAAATTATGGATCAACTATATTGGAAACAAGCCTACCCGCAAAGAGATAGCTTGCTGGCAACTATTAAAGATGAAAAAACACGCGATTTTGTTAATATCAATTATGGCCCTTGGGATAGATTAAATAACGATAAACCTTTTGTTGAAGGTGTTGGCACCAAACCAGAAGGGGCATTCTTTTATCCATACGGAATTACAAAAGAAGCCATAGAGAAATCAGACCTTGCTGATAAATTTGGCGCATATTCTGTTGTTCAAAAAGACAGCGCAGGCAAATTATTAACGGTACCCTACCATGTATTATATGCTTCAGAATTACAAAAAGCAAGTTCGTTATTAAAACAGGCCGCTCTGATTGCTGAGGATGCCGGTTTAAAAAAATATTTAAACTTAAGGGCCGATGCTTTGGTAACGGATAATTTTACCGCAAGTGATTATGCCTGGTTAGATATGAAAACCAATGGTTTAGATATTATTATCGGCCCGATTGAAAATTACGAAGATAAACTCTTTAATGCCCGTACCAGTTACGAAGCTTATGTTTTAATCAAAGATAAAGAGTGGAGTAAACGTTTGGCAAAGTATGTAAAAATGCTTCCCGAATTACAGAAAAACTTGCCTGTTGCAGCAAAATACAAAACAGAAACACCCGGAACCGACTCTGAGTTAAATGCTTATGATGTAGTTTATTATGCAGGAGACTGTAATGCGGGATCGAAAACCATTGCCGTTAATCTCCCGAATGACGAAAAAATTCAACAGGAAAAAGGCACACGCCGTTCGCAATTGAAAAATGCAATGCAAGCGAAATTTGATAAGATTCTGGTACCGATTTCAAAAGAATTAATTGAAGCCGATCAGCAGCAATACATTAAGTTTGATGCTTTTTTTGCAAACGTAATGTTTCACGAAGTAGCGCATGGTTTAGGGATTAAAAAAACCATTACCGGAAAAGGTTTTGTACGGGCAGCATTAAAAGAACAGTACAGTTGGTTAGAAGAAGGCAAAGCCGATATTTTAGGCTTGTATATGGTAACAGGCCTACTTAAAAAGGGTGAGCTGAAAGGCGATATTAAAAATTATTATACCACCTTTATGGCCGGTATTTTACGCTCCGTTCGCTTTGGCGTTTCAGAAGCACATGGAAAAGCCAATATGCAATGCTTTAATTATTTCCAGGAAAAAGGTGCTTTTGAGCGTACAGCTAAAGGTACTTATAAAGTAAACTTCGAAAAATTTGCAACTGCCATGAACGATTTAAGCGCGTTCATTCTTACCCTTCAAGGTAATGGCGATAAAGTTGCGGTAGAAAAAGCACAAAAAGAAAAAGCGGTTATCCACCCGGAACTTCAAACCGACCTAGACAGATTGACCAAAAAGAATATTCCGGTTGATGTTGTTTTCGAACAGGGTGTTGATGTACTTGGCGTAAAATAA
- a CDS encoding N-acetylmuramoyl-L-alanine amidase yields MLFSKSSKSLSISAFSLVLILSACGSSKYAATEKIYKEKAKDFSKIINTTPPVGQLYDSLAGANQEWIGSVNFGIRKPNFVVIHHTAQDSLAQTIKTFFSTKAGTSAHYVISRDGKVVHMVNDYLRANHAGVSKWGKDTDLNSSSIGIELDNNGLTDLWPDAQMNSLLKLLATLKKTYGIPTANFIGHADIAPKRKNDPKNFPWKKLADKGFGYWYDDVLKNPPVDFNTEMALKYIGYDTSNLPAAITAFKIHFIQSDITPTLTPVDILVLYNVYTKY; encoded by the coding sequence ATGTTATTTTCCAAGTCATCAAAATCATTATCTATTTCCGCTTTTTCTCTGGTACTTATTTTATCTGCCTGCGGAAGCAGCAAATACGCTGCAACAGAAAAAATCTATAAGGAAAAGGCAAAAGATTTTTCAAAAATAATAAACACTACCCCACCGGTTGGTCAACTTTACGATTCATTAGCAGGAGCAAATCAGGAATGGATTGGTTCTGTAAATTTTGGGATACGTAAGCCAAATTTTGTAGTGATCCACCATACCGCGCAGGATAGTTTGGCACAAACCATAAAGACATTTTTCTCAACTAAAGCAGGTACCAGCGCGCATTATGTGATTAGCCGCGATGGTAAAGTAGTGCATATGGTGAATGATTATTTACGAGCAAACCATGCTGGTGTGAGTAAATGGGGAAAAGATACCGACTTAAACTCTTCATCAATTGGCATTGAATTGGATAATAATGGCTTAACAGATCTATGGCCTGATGCGCAGATGAATAGCTTGCTAAAGTTGTTGGCGACTTTAAAGAAAACTTACGGCATCCCTACGGCAAATTTTATCGGTCATGCCGATATAGCACCTAAGCGCAAAAATGATCCAAAAAATTTCCCCTGGAAAAAGCTGGCTGATAAAGGTTTCGGCTATTGGTATGATGATGTGCTGAAAAACCCACCGGTAGATTTCAACACAGAAATGGCCTTAAAATATATTGGTTATGATACGAGCAATCTCCCTGCGGCAATCACAGCTTTTAAGATTCATTTTATCCAGAGTGATATTACACCGACTTTAACGCCAGTAGATATATTGGTACTGTATAATGTGTATACGAAGTATTAA
- a CDS encoding glutamine--tRNA ligase/YqeY domain fusion protein: MSEEKSLNFIEEIVENDLNSGKYETLVTRFPPEPNGYLHIGHAKAICLNFGLTQKYGGYTNLRFDDTNPVTEKTEYVNSQQEDIRWLGFNWKNELYASDYFDELYGFAVKLIEKGLAYVDESSADEIAALKGTPTEPGQDSPYRSRSIEENLDLFTKMKNGEFPDGAYILRAKIDMASPNMLMRDPIIYRIKHAEHHRTGNKWCIYPMYDFAHGQSDSIENITHSICTLEYVSHRELYDWFIEKLEIFPSKQYEFARLNLTSTVMSKRKLLQLVNENLVNGWDDPRMPTISGLRRRGFTPKSIREFCERIGIAKRENLIELSLLEFCIREDLNKTANRVMAVLDPIKLVITNYEKGTEDLIGENNPEAEDGGGTRVIPFSNELWIEREDFMEVPAKKWFRLAPGAMVRLKFAYIVKCEDFVKDENGNVTEIRCTYIPESKSGNDTSGVHVKGTIHWVSAPHAKTAEIRLYDRLFTSETPDAEEGDFKDYLNPESLTVLPNVYIEPALADADLESRYQFIRKGYFCLDKDSTADKLVFNRTVTLKDTFKKPN, encoded by the coding sequence ATGAGTGAAGAGAAGTCATTGAACTTTATTGAAGAAATTGTTGAGAACGACTTAAATAGTGGTAAGTATGAAACCTTGGTTACGCGTTTCCCGCCTGAACCTAATGGTTATTTACACATTGGCCACGCGAAAGCAATATGCTTAAATTTCGGACTAACACAAAAATACGGCGGCTATACCAACCTGCGTTTTGACGATACAAATCCGGTAACTGAAAAAACAGAATACGTAAACAGCCAACAGGAAGATATTAGATGGTTGGGTTTTAACTGGAAAAATGAATTATATGCCTCAGATTATTTTGATGAGTTGTATGGTTTTGCCGTTAAACTGATCGAAAAAGGTTTGGCTTATGTTGATGAAAGTTCTGCCGATGAAATTGCAGCTTTAAAAGGCACGCCCACAGAACCAGGACAGGATAGCCCATACCGTAGCCGCAGCATTGAAGAAAATTTAGACCTTTTTACAAAAATGAAAAATGGCGAATTTCCTGATGGGGCTTATATTTTGCGGGCAAAAATAGATATGGCCAGTCCAAATATGTTAATGCGCGATCCGATTATTTATCGTATTAAACATGCCGAACATCATCGTACAGGCAACAAATGGTGCATTTATCCCATGTACGATTTTGCTCATGGACAAAGTGATAGCATTGAAAACATCACGCATTCTATCTGTACATTGGAATATGTTTCGCACCGTGAACTGTATGACTGGTTTATCGAAAAATTAGAGATTTTCCCTTCTAAACAATACGAGTTTGCCCGTTTAAACCTTACTTCAACGGTAATGAGTAAACGTAAGCTCCTTCAACTGGTTAACGAAAATTTAGTAAACGGATGGGATGATCCGCGTATGCCTACCATTAGTGGCTTGCGTAGAAGAGGGTTTACCCCAAAGAGCATCCGCGAGTTTTGCGAACGGATAGGTATTGCCAAACGCGAAAATTTAATCGAACTGAGTCTGTTGGAATTTTGCATTCGTGAAGATTTAAATAAAACGGCTAACCGGGTAATGGCGGTTTTAGATCCGATTAAATTGGTGATTACGAATTACGAAAAAGGAACAGAAGATTTAATCGGCGAAAATAATCCTGAGGCTGAAGATGGTGGGGGTACTCGTGTGATCCCTTTCAGCAACGAACTTTGGATAGAACGCGAAGATTTTATGGAAGTGCCCGCAAAAAAATGGTTCCGTTTGGCTCCAGGCGCAATGGTACGCTTAAAATTCGCTTATATTGTTAAATGCGAAGATTTTGTGAAAGATGAAAACGGAAACGTAACCGAAATCCGTTGTACTTATATTCCTGAGTCGAAAAGTGGAAACGATACCAGCGGTGTACATGTTAAAGGGACCATTCACTGGGTAAGTGCTCCTCATGCTAAAACTGCTGAAATTCGTTTATATGATCGTTTGTTTACTTCTGAAACACCAGATGCTGAGGAAGGGGATTTTAAAGATTATTTAAATCCTGAAAGTTTAACAGTTTTACCTAACGTTTATATCGAGCCAGCCCTGGCAGATGCAGATCTGGAAAGCCGTTATCAGTTTATCCGTAAAGGTTATTTCTGTTTAGATAAAGATTCTACAGCTGATAAATTGGTTTTCAATAGAACGGTAACACTTAAGGATACGTTTAAGAAGCCAAACTAG
- a CDS encoding cobalamin B12-binding domain-containing protein, which produces MSKVLNRPIRVLVAKVGLDGHDRGAKVIATSLRDAGMEVIYTGLRQTPEMVVNTALQEDVDAIGISILSGAHMTVFPKIIHFMKEKQLDDVLLTGGGIIPEADRLKLAGMGVGELFPPGTTMASIVEYIQNWVTENRNF; this is translated from the coding sequence ATGAGCAAAGTATTAAATCGGCCTATCCGCGTTTTAGTAGCTAAAGTTGGATTAGATGGCCACGACAGAGGGGCTAAAGTAATTGCAACTTCCTTACGAGATGCCGGCATGGAAGTAATTTATACCGGCCTGCGCCAAACACCAGAAATGGTGGTAAACACAGCACTTCAGGAAGATGTTGATGCCATCGGGATTTCGATCTTATCGGGGGCACATATGACCGTTTTTCCAAAAATTATTCATTTTATGAAAGAAAAACAGTTAGATGATGTGTTGTTAACCGGAGGAGGGATTATCCCTGAGGCAGATCGATTAAAACTGGCAGGTATGGGTGTTGGAGAACTATTTCCTCCAGGTACAACAATGGCAAGTATTGTAGAATATATTCAGAATTGGGTTACAGAAAACAGAAATTTTTAA
- a CDS encoding enoyl-CoA hydratase/isomerase family protein, with amino-acid sequence MAYQNLISEIKENILYVTINREKALNALNKDTLTELADVIAFAGKTDEIRGVILTGAGEKAFVAGADIKEFSDYSGKQGEELAQHGHDHVFNAIENSSKPFIAAINGFALGGGLELAMACHIRIASDHAKLGLPEVTLGLIPGYGGTQRLTQLVGKGKAIEMITTANMITASEAEKIGLVNYVVSQPDLISKAEEILNVIKQRAPLAISAAIKSVIASVNKTNGYATEIEEFGKCFETADFKEGVTAFVEKRKANFSGK; translated from the coding sequence ATGGCATACCAAAATTTAATCTCAGAAATAAAAGAAAACATTTTATATGTTACCATCAACCGCGAAAAAGCACTGAATGCTTTAAATAAAGATACTTTGACTGAACTGGCAGATGTAATTGCATTTGCTGGTAAAACCGACGAAATAAGAGGTGTTATCTTAACCGGAGCAGGTGAAAAGGCCTTCGTTGCGGGAGCAGATATTAAAGAGTTTTCTGATTATAGTGGTAAACAAGGCGAAGAATTAGCACAACATGGTCATGACCACGTTTTTAATGCCATTGAAAATTCCTCCAAACCATTTATTGCGGCCATTAATGGATTCGCGTTAGGCGGAGGACTGGAGTTGGCTATGGCCTGCCATATCCGTATTGCATCAGATCATGCTAAATTAGGACTCCCGGAAGTTACTTTAGGTTTAATTCCGGGTTACGGTGGTACACAACGCTTAACTCAGTTAGTGGGTAAAGGTAAAGCGATAGAGATGATTACTACTGCAAATATGATTACGGCCTCAGAGGCAGAAAAAATAGGCCTTGTAAATTATGTTGTTTCACAACCAGATTTAATTAGCAAGGCTGAGGAAATATTGAATGTGATTAAGCAACGTGCTCCTTTGGCTATTTCGGCTGCAATAAAATCTGTAATTGCATCGGTAAATAAGACTAATGGTTACGCTACCGAAATCGAAGAATTTGGTAAATGTTTCGAAACTGCCGATTTTAAGGAAGGCGTAACTGCATTTGTTGAAAAGAGAAAAGCAAATTTTTCAGGTAAGTAG
- a CDS encoding sigma-54 dependent transcriptional regulator, with amino-acid sequence MKKKILIIDDDISIGLLLSKFLTKNGFKVSNVTTGRTVLQILEKERFDLVLCDYRLDNTNGKEILIHIKENYPATGVIIITGYSDIKLAVELIKLGAYDYMVKPLYPDEMLKVINMALETHEVLKSTKSFEPISSNTTSGFLNYPEYINGKSEASALLLKQIQLIARTGYTVILTGKSGTGKECVAKTIHLNSLRDKGPFVAMDCGSLTKGLAASEFFGHEKGAFTGANFTKIGHFEQANGGTLFLDEISNLSYEIQATLLRAVQERKIKRIGSTKEIDLDVRLIVATNENLEEAILKGSFREDLYHRFNEFSIHIPSLKYRGNDILIFAERFLATANVELNKKIKGFADEAKECLLTYNWPGNVRELKNVIRRIALLTDGDWIETHVLSLALGMPDYVKAQHKKKALLLSPELNNDKPHNLRNAAKEAEYTTILEVLKAVNFNKTKAAKILNIDRKTLYNKIKLLGLMMEYKF; translated from the coding sequence ATGAAAAAGAAGATACTCATTATTGACGATGATATTAGCATCGGTTTATTGCTTTCCAAATTTTTAACTAAAAATGGATTTAAAGTTTCAAATGTAACAACAGGCAGAACGGTTTTACAAATTCTTGAAAAAGAGCGTTTCGATCTGGTATTATGTGATTATCGTTTGGATAATACAAATGGGAAAGAGATTTTAATCCATATTAAGGAAAACTATCCAGCAACCGGTGTAATTATTATTACGGGTTATTCGGATATTAAGCTAGCTGTAGAATTAATAAAACTGGGTGCTTACGATTATATGGTGAAGCCGCTCTACCCAGATGAAATGTTAAAGGTCATAAATATGGCCCTCGAAACACATGAGGTTTTAAAGTCAACTAAAAGTTTTGAGCCCATCAGTAGTAATACTACTTCTGGTTTTCTTAATTATCCGGAATATATAAATGGAAAGAGCGAAGCTTCGGCGCTTTTATTGAAACAAATCCAACTCATTGCACGAACAGGATACACTGTTATTTTAACGGGGAAAAGTGGGACCGGGAAAGAATGCGTTGCTAAAACCATTCACCTGAATAGTTTACGAGACAAAGGGCCTTTTGTAGCAATGGATTGTGGTTCTTTAACAAAAGGGCTAGCCGCCAGTGAATTTTTTGGGCACGAAAAAGGCGCTTTTACAGGAGCAAATTTTACTAAAATTGGTCACTTTGAACAAGCCAATGGTGGTACATTATTTCTGGATGAAATCAGTAATTTGTCATATGAGATCCAGGCAACTTTGCTAAGGGCGGTTCAGGAACGGAAAATAAAGCGGATTGGAAGTACAAAGGAGATTGATTTGGATGTGCGGCTTATTGTCGCCACAAATGAAAATTTAGAAGAAGCGATTCTAAAGGGTTCCTTTAGGGAAGATTTATATCACCGCTTTAATGAATTTTCAATACACATTCCTTCATTAAAATACCGGGGTAATGATATCCTTATCTTTGCCGAGCGCTTTCTGGCCACAGCAAACGTAGAATTGAATAAAAAGATCAAAGGCTTTGCAGATGAAGCGAAGGAATGTTTATTAACCTATAATTGGCCGGGTAATGTACGCGAGCTGAAGAATGTAATCAGGCGGATTGCTTTGCTAACCGATGGAGACTGGATAGAAACTCATGTTTTATCATTGGCACTTGGAATGCCCGATTATGTTAAGGCACAGCACAAGAAAAAAGCGCTTCTTTTGTCGCCAGAATTAAATAATGATAAACCACATAATTTAAGGAATGCGGCCAAAGAAGCCGAATATACGACCATTTTAGAAGTGCTAAAAGCGGTTAATTTCAATAAAACCAAGGCAGCAAAAATCTTAAACATCGACAGAAAGACACTTTACAATAAAATCAAATTGTTGGGGTTGATGATGGAGTATAAATTTTAA
- a CDS encoding AI-2E family transporter, whose protein sequence is MKNNEVFFRNLLVKLQHLIPVKINQDLIQEGLNRLGNWATQLFPSLISSAVNIILSLLVMYFLLYFMLIERKKFEFSLIKYAPFREQNALRFGDEMRNTTYANVLGQGLICLVQGSLLSLSFYVLGYKDPVFWGIITAFISFVPVLGPPVIFVPAAILQIANGNNFAGWAMLIFGFVVIINIDNVLRFIIAKKVGNIHPIITVIGVIIGIPLFGILGLVFGPLLLSYFILLVKIYETSTLASERLERIKTNNEHTEL, encoded by the coding sequence TTGAAGAACAATGAAGTTTTTTTCAGGAATCTACTGGTTAAATTACAGCACCTAATTCCGGTTAAAATTAATCAGGATCTTATTCAGGAAGGATTAAACCGTTTAGGGAATTGGGCCACTCAGCTTTTTCCATCTTTAATATCGAGTGCAGTAAATATTATATTAAGTTTATTGGTGATGTACTTTTTACTCTACTTTATGTTAATAGAGCGGAAAAAATTCGAATTTTCATTGATTAAGTATGCACCGTTCAGGGAGCAGAATGCACTTCGTTTTGGTGATGAAATGAGAAATACAACTTATGCAAATGTATTGGGACAAGGGCTGATTTGCCTTGTTCAAGGTTCGCTTTTGAGTCTTTCTTTTTATGTTTTGGGTTATAAAGACCCCGTATTTTGGGGGATCATTACAGCCTTTATTTCTTTTGTGCCTGTTTTAGGGCCGCCGGTTATTTTTGTTCCAGCTGCTATTTTGCAGATTGCAAACGGGAATAATTTTGCTGGCTGGGCCATGCTTATTTTTGGTTTTGTAGTCATCATCAATATCGATAATGTGCTCAGGTTTATCATTGCAAAAAAAGTTGGCAATATTCACCCCATAATTACAGTAATTGGCGTAATTATTGGTATCCCTTTATTTGGAATATTGGGCCTTGTTTTTGGTCCGCTACTGTTATCTTATTTTATATTGCTTGTTAAGATTTACGAAACCAGTACGCTTGCATCAGAAAGATTGGAAAGAATTAAAACAAATAATGAGCATACGGAGTTATAA
- a CDS encoding YtxH domain-containing protein yields MNDNSKVVVALLAGLAAGAALGILFAPDKGDETRDKLSQSLKDLGDSIKDKAADEINNLASLKDKVVSSIKTKLRSVEEEYSDDVEHA; encoded by the coding sequence ATGAATGATAACTCAAAAGTTGTAGTTGCGCTTTTAGCAGGATTAGCTGCCGGTGCGGCCCTAGGAATTTTATTCGCACCAGATAAAGGTGATGAAACCCGCGATAAATTAAGCCAGTCTCTAAAAGATCTTGGCGATTCTATCAAAGATAAAGCTGCTGATGAAATTAACAACCTTGCCAGCTTAAAGGATAAAGTGGTAAGCTCAATTAAAACAAAATTAAGAAGCGTAGAAGAAGAATACAGTGACGATGTGGAGCACGCGTAA
- a CDS encoding phage holin family protein has product MQENKDKSIEDLVDDAKGFLEARVEYTRLYLVEKFSKVFADLVTSTVVIVCFILAFLFGSVTLALYLSDLLGSYAGGFGCVSLVYILLAIIVYLTKDKYIEKAIINVAIRRYFDKLADKEEDEKV; this is encoded by the coding sequence ATGCAGGAAAATAAAGATAAAAGTATTGAAGATCTTGTAGACGATGCCAAGGGTTTTTTAGAGGCCAGGGTTGAGTATACGAGACTTTACCTGGTAGAGAAATTCTCTAAAGTTTTTGCCGATTTAGTAACCAGTACGGTAGTTATTGTTTGTTTTATATTGGCCTTTTTATTTGGCTCAGTAACGCTGGCACTTTATCTGTCTGACCTTTTAGGTAGCTATGCCGGAGGCTTTGGCTGCGTTTCTTTGGTCTATATTCTATTAGCAATAATTGTTTATTTAACTAAGGATAAGTATATAGAAAAGGCAATTATTAATGTAGCCATTAGAAGATACTTTGATAAACTTGCAGATAAGGAGGAAGATGAAAAGGTATAA
- the aspS gene encoding aspartate--tRNA ligase, which yields MLRTVTCGALNLNNLGESVTLCGWVQKSRDLGGMTFIDIRDRYGITQLVFNMDDNRQLCEAARTLGREFVIKAIGTVVERSNKNPKMATGDVEIKISALEILNAAKLPPFMIDDETDGGDELRMKYRYLDLRRNPVRNNLVLRHKMAQSVRRYLDALDFIEVETPVLIKSTPEGARDFVVPSRMNEGEFYALPQSPQTFKQLLMVSGFDRYFQIVKCFRDEDLRADRQPEFTQIDCEMSFIEQEDILNTFEGLIRTLFKEVRNYDLPEVPRMQYADAMRLYGSDKPDTRFAMQFVELNHLVKGKGFPVFDNAELVVGINAKGAASYTRKQLDELTDFIKRPQIGATGLIYARHNEDGTIKSSVDKFFNEEDLKQWSEAFETEKGDLLLILAGSTDKVRKQLNELRLEMGNRLGLRDKNTFSALWVLDFPLLEWDEETERYHAMHHPFTSPKPEDIALLDTDPKNVRANAYDMVINGTEVGGGSIRIHDRALQALMFKHLGFSAEEAQKQFGFLMDAFEFGAPPHGGIAFGFDRLTSIFAGLDSIRDVIAFPKNNSGRDVMIDSPSTIDEKQLKELKIKTDL from the coding sequence ATGTTAAGAACAGTAACTTGTGGTGCATTAAACCTAAATAACTTAGGCGAAAGTGTTACGCTATGTGGTTGGGTACAAAAATCAAGAGATTTAGGCGGTATGACTTTTATCGACATCCGCGATCGTTATGGTATTACTCAGTTGGTTTTTAACATGGACGATAATCGTCAGCTATGCGAAGCCGCACGTACTTTAGGTCGCGAGTTTGTAATTAAAGCGATTGGTACCGTTGTAGAAAGAAGTAATAAAAACCCAAAAATGGCAACGGGCGATGTAGAGATTAAAATTTCTGCTTTAGAAATTTTAAATGCTGCAAAATTACCACCTTTCATGATTGATGACGAAACTGATGGTGGTGATGAGTTGCGCATGAAATACCGCTATTTGGATTTACGCCGTAACCCGGTTCGCAATAACCTGGTTTTACGCCATAAAATGGCACAGTCGGTTCGCCGTTATTTAGATGCTTTAGATTTTATCGAGGTAGAAACACCAGTGTTAATTAAATCTACACCAGAAGGTGCGAGAGATTTCGTGGTGCCAAGCCGCATGAACGAAGGCGAGTTTTATGCTTTGCCTCAATCGCCGCAAACGTTCAAACAATTACTGATGGTTTCGGGTTTCGACCGTTATTTCCAGATTGTAAAATGTTTTAGAGATGAAGATTTAAGAGCCGACCGTCAGCCCGAGTTTACCCAGATTGATTGCGAAATGTCATTCATCGAACAAGAAGATATATTAAACACTTTTGAAGGTTTGATCCGTACTTTATTTAAAGAAGTACGCAACTACGATTTACCAGAGGTACCGCGTATGCAATATGCAGATGCGATGCGTTTGTATGGATCTGACAAGCCAGATACCCGTTTTGCGATGCAGTTTGTAGAGCTTAACCACTTGGTAAAAGGCAAAGGCTTTCCCGTTTTCGATAATGCAGAATTAGTAGTGGGTATCAATGCAAAAGGTGCAGCAAGCTATACACGTAAACAATTAGATGAATTAACCGATTTTATCAAACGCCCGCAAATTGGCGCTACAGGTTTGATTTATGCGCGCCATAACGAAGATGGAACCATTAAATCATCAGTAGATAAATTTTTCAACGAAGAAGATCTTAAACAGTGGAGCGAGGCTTTCGAAACAGAAAAAGGTGATTTATTACTGATTTTAGCTGGCTCTACCGATAAAGTGCGCAAACAGTTAAATGAGCTTCGTTTAGAAATGGGTAATCGCTTAGGTTTACGCGATAAAAATACCTTCTCTGCACTTTGGGTTTTGGATTTCCCGCTTTTAGAGTGGGATGAGGAAACAGAACGTTACCACGCCATGCACCACCCCTTCACTTCGCCTAAACCAGAAGATATTGCCTTATTGGATACCGACCCTAAAAATGTCCGTGCCAATGCTTACGATATGGTCATCAATGGAACTGAAGTCGGCGGCGGATCGATTCGTATCCATGATAGAGCATTGCAGGCTTTAATGTTTAAACATTTAGGTTTCAGTGCAGAAGAAGCGCAAAAACAATTTGGTTTCTTAATGGATGCCTTCGAGTTTGGCGCACCTCCACATGGCGGTATTGCTTTTGGTTTCGATCGTTTAACCTCAATTTTCGCAGGTTTAGATTCCATCCGTGATGTGATTGCTTTCCCTAAAAACAACTCAGGAAGAGATGTAATGATTGATAGTCCAAGCACTATTGACGAAAAGCAATTGAAAGAATTGAAAATTAAGACAGATTTGTAG
- a CDS encoding Crp/Fnr family transcriptional regulator: MHEQLSNYIREKITISDEDLEQVLSYFKRMQVKKNEFMISPGETSQRIYFVGKGCLRIFFLTEGGTEATRHFAFENQFATALVSFITNQTSKEFIQAIEDTELYYIWQNDFYHLLTIIPQWEKLYRHYLEYAYVTNTNRLMSFITLDATERYRQLLAQNPGVVMRLPNKMVASYLNISQETLSRLKSKA, encoded by the coding sequence ATGCACGAACAGCTTTCCAATTATATCAGAGAAAAAATTACCATCAGCGATGAGGATCTGGAGCAAGTATTGTCTTATTTCAAGAGAATGCAGGTAAAGAAAAACGAATTCATGATCAGCCCTGGCGAAACGAGTCAACGCATTTACTTTGTTGGCAAAGGCTGCTTGCGAATTTTTTTCCTGACTGAAGGTGGTACCGAAGCCACCAGGCATTTTGCTTTCGAAAATCAGTTTGCTACAGCTTTAGTCAGTTTTATTACGAACCAAACTTCGAAAGAATTTATTCAGGCGATAGAAGATACCGAACTGTATTACATCTGGCAAAATGATTTTTACCATCTACTTACCATCATCCCGCAGTGGGAGAAACTTTACCGCCATTACCTGGAGTATGCCTATGTAACCAATACCAATCGTTTGATGTCGTTTATTACGCTCGATGCCACCGAGCGTTACCGCCAGTTGCTTGCCCAAAACCCAGGTGTGGTCATGCGCTTACCGAACAAAATGGTTGCCTCTTATTTAAATATCTCGCAAGAAACTTTAAGCAGATTGAAATCAAAAGCCTGA